The Zingiber officinale cultivar Zhangliang chromosome 10A, Zo_v1.1, whole genome shotgun sequence genome contains a region encoding:
- the LOC122026972 gene encoding pentatricopeptide repeat-containing protein At4g28010-like, which produces MSQFRFLTSRRRLSALTSLFSQSPERSSVSKHVACVVSNPEGKQPPPLSPKATAPNLYALVDLIDSFLQAKNLKSAFSAVCLLFKSGHATDAFILKLLVKGLCKGLSVSKAVQLFREVERKKWIFPDVVTYNTLINGLCKEKRMEEAMELWREMASGTGPGCSPNAVTYSMLMNGLSKAGRVEEAMSLLDNMKRSGLEADAYVYGALVSGLCNAGSVDKALDLFHEMSLKEVRPRPDLVLYSSLIHGLSKLGRWKEAKDMLYNMASQGIRPDVITYTSLIDGLCKDGKGSEALKLLGLMVEKGEEPSNVTYNVLINHLCKDNLVDDAFEFLEKITREGKSPDVVTYNTLIQGLCNVGKTFEALKVLGQMLDSRFGVEPNLRTFNTVIHGLCKRHYTRLALKVQKLMVRRGYTCNLVTFNTLLDGLLKTKDVEGAICLKGEMDCLGLEPNSFTYSILINGLCKMGHVEDAEKLLREMKGKGFGPTLHDYNSIMTILAKTDRMEQALSLFNEMQKPNVVTFTILIDAACKTGDMDLVKDLFVDMRQSDITPDSVTYFALINGFVESGKTDEAIQMLEHMNGSGLVPNVKIYDLLIRCLIKKGDTRKIVSLLHQMAANDVALDTMFMLTLLDTLSFDGEDKTLLKSLPNFSNELAGRTKFSCHELMEKLQ; this is translated from the coding sequence ATGTCTCAGTTCAGATTTCTCACGAGCCGCCGCCGCTTGAGCGCCTTAACCTCCCTGTTCTCCCAATCCCCCGAACGAAGCTCGGTCTCCAAGCACGTCGCTTGTGTTGTCTCCAATCCAGAAGGGAAGCAACCGCCGCCTCTCTCACCCAAGGCAACTGCCCCCAATCTTTATGCTCTCGTTGATCTGATCGACTCCTTCCTACAGGCTAAAAACCTCAAATCTGCTTTTTCGGCTGTGTGTTTGCTGTTCAAGAGCGGCCATGCGACGGACGCTTTCATTTTGAAACTTTTGGTGAAGGGTCTCTGCAAAGGCCTCTCCGTTTCCAAAGCCGTGCAGCTGTTCCGAGAGGTCGAGCGGAAGAAGTGGATTTTTCCCGACGTCGTCACTTATAACACTCTCATCAATGGCCTGTGCAAGGAGAAAAGGATGGAAGAAGCCATGGAGCTATGGAGAGAGATGGCGTCGGGAACTGGTCCTGGCTGCTCCCCGAACGCTGTCACCTACTCGATGCTTATGAATGGTCTCTCCAAGGCCGGAAGGGTGGAGGAAGCCATGTCCTTGCTGGATAACATGAAAAGGAGCGGGCTTGAAGCCGATGCGTATGTCTACGGTGCTCTTGTAAGTGGTCTATGTAACGCTGGCTCCGTGGACAAGGCCCTGGACCTCTTTCACGAAATGTCCCTGAAGGAGGTACGCCCACGCCCAGATTTGGTCCTTTACAGCAGTTTGATTCACGGTCTATCCAAGCTTGGACGTTGGAAGGAGGCTAAAGATATGCTATATAACATGGCGAGTCAGGGAATCCGTCCCGATGTCATAACGTATACTAGCTTGATCGATGGCCTCTGCAAAGATGGAAAGGGCTCTGAGGCCCTGAAGCTGCTAGGTCTGATGGTGGAGAAAGGTGAAGAACCAAGCAATGTCACGTATAACGTCCTAATTAATCATCTGTGCAAGGATAACCTGGTTGATGATGCTTTTGAGTTCCTTGAGAAGATCACCAGGGAAGGAAAGTCACCGGATGTTGTTACTTACAATACACTAATCCAGGGTCTTTGCAATGTAGGCAAAACTTTTGAAGCATTGAAAGTGCTCGGTCAAATGCTTGATAGTAGATTTGGAGTTGAACCCAATTTGCGGACATTTAACACGGTTATACATGGACTTTGCAAGAGGCATTACACTAGACTAGCCTTGAAGGTACAGAAGCTGATGGTACGTAGAGGGTACACCTGTAATCTGGTTACTTTCAATACGCTACTCGACGGACTCCTCAAGACGAAGGACGTTGAAGGGGCTATCTGCTTGAAAGGAGAGATGGACTGCCTAGGACTGGAGCCTAACTCCTTCACATACAGCATCCTTATAAATGGGCTCTGCAAAATGGGGCATGTTGAGGATGCAGAAAAGCTACTTCGTGAAATGAAGGGAAAAGGATTTGGTCCTACCTTACATGACTATAATTCTATAATGACAATACTGGCTAAGACAGATAGAATGGAGCAAGCACTGAGTTTATTCAATGAGATGCAGAAGCCTAATGTGGTTACCTTCACCATTTTAATTGATGCGGCATGCAAAACTGGAGATATGGATTTGGTAAAGGACTTATTTGTGGATATGCGTCAAAGTGATATCACTCCTGATTCAGttacatattttgcattaataaatggatttgttgaaTCTGGAAAAACAGATGAAGCTATCCAAATGTTGGAGCACATGAATGGTAGTGGATTAGTTCCAAATGTTAAAATATATGATTTACTTATACGTTGCCTCATAAAAAAAGGCGATACTAGAAAGATTGTTAGCTTGCTTCATCAAATGGCAGCAAATGATGTGGCTCTTGATACAATGTTCATGTTAACCCTTTTGGATACCCTGTCATTTGATGGAGAAGACAAGACCCTATTGAAATCTTTGCCGAATTTCTCAAATGAATTGGCCGGAAGAACAAAATTCTCATGTCATGAATTGATGGAAAAGCTCCAATGA
- the LOC122027485 gene encoding eukaryotic translation initiation factor NCBP-like, translating to MEHTEEADIKGYVSPSPTDTTEAAAETESDVVERDRYSRVIKAGLHPLKHKFVFWYSRRTPGVRSQTSYEDNIKKIVEFSTVEGFWVCYCHLARPASLPSPTDVHLFKEGIRLLWEDAANRNGGKWILQFKKVVLGKI from the exons ATGGAGCACACCGAGGAAGCGGATATTAAGGGTTACGTCTCGCCCTCTCCCACAGATACCACTGAAGCCGCCGCCGAAACGGAGAGCGATGTAGTCGAACGGGACCGCTATTCTCGCGTGATCAAAGCTGGTCTCCATcccttgaag CATAAGTTTGTGTTTTGGTATTCTCGCCGAACTCCTGGAGTACGTTCACAAACATCATACGAGGATAACATAAAGAAAATTGTGGAATTTAGTACG GTTGAAGGGTTTTGGGTTTGCTATTGCCATCTAGCACGGCCTGCCTCACTACCAAGCCCAACAGATGTCCATCTTTTCAAAGAGGGTATTAGGCTTCTGTGGGAG GATGCTGCAAACCGTAATGGTGGTAAGTGGATATTGCAATTCAAAAAGGTCGTTTTGGGGAAGATTTG A